In Pectinophora gossypiella chromosome 5, ilPecGoss1.1, whole genome shotgun sequence, a genomic segment contains:
- the LOC126366643 gene encoding elongation of very long chain fatty acids protein AAEL008004-like: protein MAASNNSFAKTYHRLFVELADPRTNDWFLIRNPLPGLTIIGLYLYFVLKWGPRYMADKKPFQLQKTLVVYNFIQVLVSCWLFYEGLDAGWLRHYSWKCQPVDFSTNPEAMRVARGVYIYFLAKISELLDTVFFVIRKKERQITFLHMYHHTVMPMISWGATKYYPGGHGTLIGVINSFVHIIMYTYYMLAAMGPQYQRFLFWKRHITTLQMLQFCIAFLHSSQLLFYDCGYPRWSVVFTLPNSIFFYYLFYDFYYKAYGKPVDKRKLNAEVNSKKKLENGHTKSNGVQNGHVVEEKKVK from the exons atGGCGGCTTCAAACAACTCCTTCGCCAAGACATACCATCGCTTATTCGTAGAGTTAGCTG ATCCCCGTACCAATGATTGGTTCCTGATCAGGAATCCGTTACCAGGCCTGACAATTATCGGGCTGTACTTATACTTCGTGCTAAAATGGGGCCCCCGGTATATGGCCGACAAGAAGCCCTTCCAACTACAGAAGACGTTGGTCGTATACAATTTCATTCAAGTTCTAGTCAGTTGCTGGTTGTTTTATGAG GGCCTAGACGCAggttggttaagacattacagctGGAAATGTCAGCCGGTAGACTTCTCAACAAATCCTGAGGCTATGAGG GTAGCCCGAGGCGTCTACATCTACTTCTTGGCGAAGATATCAGAACTTCTCGACACAGTATTTTTCGTCATCAGGAAGAAGGAAAGGCAAATTACTTTTCTTCACATGTATCACCATACTGTGATGCCTATGATCTCTTGGGGGGCTACTAAGTACTACCCTGGAGGTCATGGAACCTTGATTGGTGTTATCAACTCCTTTGTCCATATCATCATGTATACCTACTACATGTTGGCTGCCATGGGTCCTCAGTACCAAAGGTTCCTGTTCTGGAAGAGGCATATTACAACTTTGCAAATG CTCCAGTTCTGCATTGCTTTCCTCCACTCCTCTCAACTCTTGTTCTACGATTGCGGCTACCCTCGCTGGTCCGTCGTCTTTACTCTTCCCAACTCAATCTTCTTCTACTATCTCTTCTACGACTTCTACTACAAAGCCTATGGCAAGCCGGTGGACAAGAGAAAGTTGAACGCCGAAGTCAACTCTAAGAAAAAACTAGAAAATGGTCACACGAAGTCGAATGGAGTCCAAAACGGACATGTGGTAGAAGAAAAGAAAGtgaagtaa
- the LOC126366650 gene encoding elongation of very long chain fatty acids protein-like: MTSIVGLKNPAWDLNRSQYDEIDDLPMMQSPGPIMVILAIYLLFVLKIGPDFMRKREGFKLTNVLIIYNGIQVVASAYLVQYYFKSLLNTGLTPRKCYMTEDNSRKEVLLGIWMYFAAKVTELLDTVFFVLRKKNNQVTFLHLYHHSIMMVGTWATLKYWPSQSLIFIGFLNSLVHVFMYTYYGLAALGPNVAKYLTWKKYMTTFQLVQFVSIIIQYVVSVKVSDCPPAKGVATFVACNTFFFLILFLNFYRQSYNNKVAKAKNANGIKNGKVEKIH; encoded by the exons ATGACGTCGATAGTAGGACTGAAGAATCCAGCGTGGGACCTAAATAGAAGccaat ATGACGAAATAGACGACCTACCAATGATGCAGAGTCCAGGGCCAATAATGGTGATCTTAGCGATATATCTCTTATTCGTTCTAAAGATAGGCCCTGACTTCATGAGGAAAAGAGAAGGATTCAAGCTAACAAACGTCCTTATAATTTATAATGGCATACAAGTGGTAGCCTCAGCGTACTTAGTTCAGTAT tACTTCAAAAGTTTATTAAACACAGGATTAACTCCAAGAAAATGTTACATGACTGAGGACAATTCAAGAAAAGAG GTTCTTCTGGGCATTTGGATGTACTTCGCAGCCAAGGTCACAGAGCTATTAGACACAGTCTTCTTCGTTTTAAGAAAAAAGAACAACCAAGTTACCTTCCTCCATCTATACCACCACTCCATCATGATGGTGGGCACCTGGGCTACTCTTAAATACTGGCCGTCACAGAGTTTAATCTTCATCGGATTCCTGAACTCTCTGGTCCATGTTTTCATGTACACTTATTACGGATTAGCAGCATTGGGCCCTAATGTTGCAAAATACTTGACGTGGAAGAAATATATGACCACGTTTCAATTG GTACAGTTCGTTTCCATCATCATCCAATACGTCGTCAGTGTCAAGGTCTCAGACTGTCCGCCAGCGAAGGGCGTAGCGACATTCGTAGCCTGCAACACCTTCTTCTTCCTGATTCTCTTCTTAAACTTCTACCGCCAGAGCTACAACAACAAAGTGGCTAAAGCCAAGAATGCGAATGGCATAAAAAATGGTAAAGTAGAGAAAATACACTAA